One genomic region from Nymphaea colorata isolate Beijing-Zhang1983 chromosome 10, ASM883128v2, whole genome shotgun sequence encodes:
- the LOC116263287 gene encoding ATP-dependent 6-phosphofructokinase 5, chloroplastic produces the protein MEAISPLIVIANASASDVQESRRWHRHSCKLAAPASASFQPRRITRLAPSRRRRSRISAKVASQELELDFSDPAWKTKYQEDFKRRFSLPHLRDILDVKPIPSTFCLQSRCPVMEDFANGYPSDERWNGYVYDEDRALLKVINYSKPTSAGAEGIDPDCSWVEQWVHRAGPREHIYFKPEEVNAAIVTCGGLCPGLNDVIRQIVITLEIYGVRNILGIPFGYRGFLDKNQPPIPLSRNVVQNIHLGGGSILGVSRGGPCVTQIVDSMQEKEINMLFVLGGNGTHAGANEIHKECRRRRMKVVVVGVPKTIDNDILLMDKTFGFDTAVEEAQRAINSAYIEAHSAYHGVGIVKLMGRSSGFIAMQASLASGQIDICLIPEVPFELDVVLRYLRHLIETKGSAVLCVAEGAGQALLESTNATDASGNAVLGDIGVHIQQKTKKYFKEVGVPVDVKYIDPTYMIRACRANASDGILCTVLGQNAVHGAFAGFSGITVGICNTHYVYLPIPEVIRYPKSVDPNSRMWHRCLTSTGQPDFI, from the exons atggagGCCATCTCCCCTTTGATCGTGATCGCAAACGCCTCGGCCTCGGACGTTCAGGAATCTCGACGTTGGCACCGGCATTCTTGCAAGTTGGCCGCCCCTGCATCTGCGTCTTTTCAGCCGAGGAGGATCACGAGGCTCGCGCCatcaagaagaaggaggagcCGTATCTCCGCTAAAGTTGCAAGTcaagagctcgagctcgacttcaGCGATCCGGCATGGAAGACCAAATACCAGGAGGATTTTAAGCGCAGGTTCAGCCTCCCTCATCTCAGGGACATCCTTGATGTCAAGCCTATTCCCTCCACCTTTTGCCTCCAGAGCAG ATGTCCTGTAATGGAGGATTTCGCGAATGGGTATCCATCAGATGAACGATGGAACGGATACGTCTATGACGAAGACAGGGCGCTTCTCAAG GTTATTAACTATTCTAAACCCACATCTGCTGGTGCCGAGGGCATTGATCCAGATTGTTCTTGGGTGGAGCAATG GGTTCATCGAGCTGGGCCACGAGAGCATATATATTTCAAACCTGAAGAAGTAAATGCAGCAATAGTTACCTGTGGAGGCCTTTGTCCTGGTCTTAATGATGTTATTAGGCAG ATTGTTATCACACTTGAAATATATGGAGTGAGGAACATTTTAGGAATTCCATTTGGATACCGGGGATTTCTAGACAAAAATCAACCTCCTATACCT CTCTCACGTAACGTTGTCCAAAATATTCATCTTGGTGGTGGAAGTATATTAGGAGTTTCTCGTGGAGGTCCTTGTGTGACTCAGATTGTGGACAGCATGCAG GAAAAAGAGATAAACATGCTGTTTGTGTTGGGCGGAAATGGCACACATGCAGGAGCCAATGAAATACACAAGGAG TGTCGGCGGAGACGGATGAAGGTAGTAGTTGTCGGTGTACCAAAAACCATTGACAATGATATTCTGTTGATGGACAAGACATTTGGCTTTGACACTGCTGTAGAGGAGGCCCAGAGAGCAATCAACTCTGCCTACATTGAG GCTCATAGTGCTTACCATGGAGTTGGAATTGTAAAATTAATGGGTAGGAGCAGTGGTTTTATAGCAATGCAGGCATCACTAGCCAGTGGACAAATTGATATTTGTTTAATCCCAGAG GTACCATTTGAGCTGGATGTTGTTTTAAGATATCTAAGGCATCTTATTGAGACAAAGGGTTCAGCTGTGCTGTGTGTGGCTGAGGGAGCTGGCCAG GCATTGCTGGAGAGCACAAATGCCACAGATGCATCCGGGAACGCTGTGCTTGGAGATATTGGTGTTCATATTCAACAAAAG ACGAAGAAATATTTCAAGGAAGTCGGCGTTCCAGTTGATGTGAAATATATAGATCCAACCTACATGATTCGTGCTTGCCGTGCGAACGCATCAGATGGAATCCTCTGCACTGTACTGGGCCAAAATGCG GTTCATGGTGCATTTGCAGGGTTCAGTGGCATCACGGTAGGGATATGCAACACACATTACGTCTACCTCCCCATCCCTGAAGTCATTCGTTATCCCAAGAGTGTTGATCCGAACAGCCGGATGTGGCACCGGTGTCTGACATCTACAGGGCAGCCAGATTTCATTTGA
- the LOC116263443 gene encoding cyclin-D4-1-like has protein sequence MAPSFECVPTLLCAEDNNSVMGWDDEVVGESFREEPRPGGGSAMDLPPCSDEFIEALVSNEREYLPQGDYASRFQSGVLDVSIRRDAIEWIWKVHAHYNFVPLTAYLTVNYLDRFLSCYELPQGKAWMMQLLSVACLSLAAKMEETDVPLSIDLQVGEAKFIFEARTIQRMELLVLSTLKWKMRAVTPLSFLDHFLRQINGGNPPSPPSMTRSMELILSTTRGINFLEFRPSVVAAAVVISVSEENETVDFDKAMSHFPLVEKESVLRCYEMIQETFVLRIPSGCKEDLLGSVQSPNGVLEATCWSYKSDETNHGSCAQSCFTSPVAKRRKLDSFAAGGSWGNHKCGT, from the exons ATGGCGCCTAGTTTCGAGTGCGTACCCACTCTTCTTTGTGCAGAGGACAACAACAGCGTCATGGGTTGGGACGATGAGGTTGTGGGCGAGAGTTTCAGGGAAGAACCCCGCCCCGGTGGCGGGTCCGCCATGGATTTGCCGCCGTGCAGCGACGAGTTCATTGAGGCGTTGGTGAGCAACGAGAGGGAGTATCTGCCGCAGGGCGATTATGCTTCCAGGTTTCAGAGTGGGGTTTTGGACGTTTCGATCCGTAGAGATGCCATTGAATGGATATGGAAg GTTCACGCCCATTACAACTTCGTACCGCTGACTGCATATCTTACCGTCAATTATCTCGACAGATTTCTTTCATGCTATGAGCTCCCT CAAGGAAAGGCGTGGATGATGCAGTTGTTGTCTGTGGCATGCTTGTCTCTGGCGGCCAAGATGGAAGAAACTGATGTCCCATTGTCCATAGATTTGCAG GTGGGGGAAGCGAAATTTATTTTCGAGGCTCGGACCATTCAGAGAATGGAGCTTCTGGTGCTGAGCACTCTGAAGTGGAAGATGAGAGCCGTGACCCCTCTTTCATTTCTCGACCACTTCCTTCGCCAAATCAACGGTGGCAACCCTCCCTCCCCACCATCAATGACCCGTTCCATGGAACTGATTCTGAGCACCACCAGAG GAATTAATTTCCTGGAATTCAGACCTTCTGTCGTTGCTGCAGCAGTGGTGATATCTGTATCAGAAGAAAACGAAACAGTGGATTTTGATAAAGCGATGTCCCATTTCCCCTTGGTGGAAAAG GAAAGCGTTTTGAGATGTTATGAGATGATCCAAGAAACATTTGTGCTCAGGATCCCCAGTGGCTGTAAAGAAGATTTACTGGGTTCTGTACAGAGTCCAAACGGCGTGCTGGAGGCAACTTGTTGGAGCTATAAAAGCGATGAGACAAATCATGGGTCTTGTGCACAGTCTTGCTTCACCAGCCCAGTTGCCAAGAGGCGGAAATTAGACAGCTTTGCTGCTGGAGGGAGTTGGGGCAATCATAAGTGCGGAACGTAG
- the LOC116262560 gene encoding uncharacterized protein LOC116262560, whose product MQRLPTCHPHTSWSVENRGMLRSVLPFKRRTSRNLFSTAIKRFPAPTMASLSTTTTISSSCSDEKVALEDNKVPAPLPVQVAKRLEKFKTTIFTQMSMLAIKHGAVNLGQGFPNFDGPEFVKEAAIQAIQEGKNQYARGHGVPVLNSAIADRFLKDAGLTVDPEKEVTVTSGCTEAIAATVLGLINPDDEVILFAPFYDSYEATLCMAGAKIKTVTLRPPEFAVPVEELKSAFSKNTRAIMINTPHNPTGKMFTREELDLIASLCIENDTLVFADEVYDKLVFEADHISMASLPGMYERTVTLNSLGKTFSLTGWKIGWAIAPPHLTWGIRQAHSFLTFATSTPMQWAAAAALRAPDSYYEELKRDYAAKKEILVEGLNAVGFTVYPSRGTYFVVVDHTRFGFEDDIKFCEHLIREVGVVAIPTSVFYLNPEDGKNLVRFTFCKDEETLRTAVQRMKEKLR is encoded by the exons ATGCAGCGGTTGCCAACTTGCCATCCCCACACTTCTTGGAGCGTTGAAAACCGTGGAATGCTGAGGTCGGTCCTCCCCTTTAAAAGACGCACTAGCAGGAATCTTTTCTCCACCGCCATCAAGAGGTTCCCTGCTCCTACAATGGCTTCCCTCTCTACTACCACCACCATCAGCTCCTCGTGTTCCGACGAAAAGGTAGCCCTGGAGGACAACAAGGTTCCTGCGCCTCTCCCTGTGCAG GTGGCCAAGCGGTTGGAGAAATTTAAGACAACTATATTCACTCAAATGAGCATGCTTGCTATCAAACATGGTGCAGTAAACCTTGGTCAGGGCTTCCCCAACTTCGATGGCCCAGAATTTGTGAAAGAAGCAGCCATTCAGGCTATACAAGAAGGAAAGAATCAATATGCACGTGGTCACGGCGTTCCTGTGTTGAACAGTGCAATTGCTGATAGGTTCCTGAAAGATGCCGGCCTGACTGTTGATCCAGAAAAAGAAGTCACCGTCACTTCTGGATGCACGGAGGCCATAGCTGCCACTGTTCTTGGTTTGATAAATCCTGATGATGAGGTCATTCTCTTTGCTCCATTCTATGATTCCTATGAAGCGACTCTGTGCATGGCTGGTGCAAAGATCAAGACCGTCACTCTCCGGCCACCTGAATTTGCAGTCCCTGTGGAGGAGCTCAAGTCTGCCTTCTCTAAGAATACTCGTGCCATCATGATAAATACTCCCCATAATCCTACTGGGAAGATGTTCACGAGGGAAGAACTTGATCTCATCGCCTCCTTGTGCATTGAAAATGATACGCTGGTGTTTGCTGATGAGGTTTACGACAAACTGGTATTCGAGGCTGATCACATCTCCATGGCTTCTCTTCCGGGCATGTATGAGAGGACGGTGACCCTGAACTCCCTGGGGAAGACATTTTCATTGACAGGGTGGAAGATTGGATGGGCAATAGCACCTCCTCATCTGACATGGGGCATTAGACAAGCACACTCATTCCTCACATTTGCTACCTCGACACCAATGCAGTGGGCAGCTGCTGCAGCACTGCGAGCACCTGATTCCTACTATGAAGAGCTCAAGAGAGATTACGCTGCTAAGAAAGAGATACTGGTGGAGGGTCTCAATGCTGTTGGCTTCACTGTCTACCCTTCAAGAGGGACGTATTTTGTGGTTGTAGACCACACGAGGTTTGGGTTCGAGGATGACATCAAGTTCTGTGAGCACCTCATTAGAGAAGTCGGTGTGGTTGCCATACCCACCAGTGTCTTTTACCTGAACCCTGAGGATGGGAAGAATCTGGTAAGGTTCACCTTCTGCAAGGACGAGGAAACATTGAGGACTGCCGTCCAAAGGATGAAAGAGAAGCTCAGGTGA